One region of Deinococcus budaensis genomic DNA includes:
- a CDS encoding phospholipase D-like domain-containing protein: MFAVPRPLRRFLLPLLTTCGLALSGGAGAAELPLGLGGVLPPAPLNAGALTCAAPTDPLDLALWRVTTEGGRRPDLSCANAFVGYLRTPRTSTQPDAFDVTASQIRQARSEVLLASMEWQAGEGHPGWTFAQAVRDLYGKVRATPAAYPQGMTVRVSLGGYPDLKRDDGATQPLALVRDLRRLGVPLSDPANRWQLAVANYPYFPHSHAKLHVIDGVDLTVAGYNFTDVHLPGVGQPERNLQDLGLRMRGPVAQDGVAVFDDLWRLSRQVGCPPGVTADDVARRCRLTAPEPPVHPASAHRVQPSGTARAFLLYRRPGFDQADRAHLALLGQARREIDLMQVNFSPRLECWLSYLDPDECPVDRWPVYMQAVLHAMERGVKVRVLTVGDWIDRVSNRSGIALLRLEARRRGIEDRFEARYVTRRMHTKALTVDGRMVLVGSMNFHFSAWGPLGLNEAVLATSDPAAVAGQQASFADMWNNHTREAPPEWWMRNVQAPPR, encoded by the coding sequence ATGTTTGCCGTCCCCAGGCCGCTGCGCCGCTTTCTGCTTCCCCTGCTGACCACCTGTGGCCTCGCCCTGAGCGGCGGCGCGGGGGCCGCCGAATTGCCGCTGGGCCTGGGCGGCGTGCTGCCTCCCGCGCCGCTGAACGCGGGCGCCCTGACCTGCGCCGCCCCCACCGACCCGCTGGACCTCGCCCTATGGCGGGTGACGACGGAGGGGGGCAGGCGGCCCGACCTGTCCTGCGCGAACGCCTTCGTGGGCTACCTGCGAACGCCGCGCACGTCCACCCAGCCGGACGCCTTTGACGTGACGGCCTCCCAGATTCGCCAGGCCCGCAGCGAGGTTTTGCTCGCCAGCATGGAATGGCAGGCGGGCGAGGGGCATCCCGGCTGGACCTTCGCGCAGGCGGTGCGCGACCTGTACGGCAAGGTCCGCGCGACCCCGGCGGCCTACCCGCAGGGCATGACGGTGCGGGTGTCGCTGGGCGGCTACCCCGACCTGAAACGCGACGACGGCGCGACCCAGCCGCTGGCCCTGGTGCGCGACCTGCGGCGGCTGGGCGTGCCGCTGAGCGATCCGGCGAACCGCTGGCAGCTCGCGGTGGCGAACTACCCCTATTTTCCGCACAGCCACGCCAAGCTGCACGTGATCGACGGGGTGGACCTGACCGTGGCGGGCTACAACTTCACCGACGTTCACCTGCCTGGGGTGGGCCAGCCCGAGCGCAACCTGCAAGACCTTGGCCTGCGGATGCGCGGTCCGGTCGCCCAGGACGGGGTGGCGGTGTTCGACGACCTGTGGCGGCTCTCGCGGCAGGTGGGTTGCCCGCCGGGCGTGACTGCGGACGACGTGGCCCGCCGCTGCCGCCTGACCGCCCCCGAGCCGCCGGTCCACCCGGCCTCCGCGCACCGGGTCCAGCCGTCGGGAACCGCTCGCGCCTTCCTGCTCTACCGCCGCCCCGGCTTCGATCAGGCCGACCGGGCGCACCTCGCGCTGCTGGGGCAGGCCCGCCGCGAGATCGACCTGATGCAGGTCAACTTCAGTCCGCGTCTGGAGTGCTGGCTGTCGTACCTCGACCCCGACGAGTGCCCGGTGGATCGCTGGCCGGTGTACATGCAGGCCGTGCTGCACGCGATGGAACGCGGCGTCAAGGTCCGGGTGCTGACCGTGGGCGACTGGATCGACCGGGTGTCCAACCGCAGCGGGATCGCCCTGCTGCGGCTTGAGGCGCGGCGCCGGGGAATCGAGGACCGCTTCGAGGCCCGCTACGTGACCCGCCGGATGCACACCAAGGCGCTGACGGTGGACGGGCGGATGGTGCTGGTGGGCAGCATGAACTTCCACTTCTCGGCCTGGGGACCGCTGGGGCTGAACGAGGCGGTGCTGGCGACCAGCGACCCGGCGGCGGTGGCGGGGCAGCAGGCGAGCTTCGCGGACATGTGGAACAACCACACCCGCGAGGCGCCCCCCGAGTGGTGGATGCGGAACGTGCAGGCTCCCCCCCGCTGA
- the ispH gene encoding 4-hydroxy-3-methylbut-2-enyl diphosphate reductase — protein MVERIHLAKPRGFCAGVVMAIGAVEKAARAEDRPVTVYHSIVHNHTVVERLRGEHDVHFVESLDDITALPAGSETVVFSAHGISPAVRERARTLGLATIDATCPLVTKVHTEAKKYAREGYTILLIGDSARHQEVIGTRGEAPEHTIIVGVLGKTGEGLHDPHTVEVPDPARVVVLTQTTLSVDDTRRTVDILKARFPALVVPPSEDLCYATKNRQDAVKAIAPGVDAFLVLTSTHSSNGMRLLELARDLCGRAERLETDADLAGLDLGGVKALGITSAASTPDDLVQRVVAHFRALNPALEVVEEGEWENIEFREPRKILPTENLPRTMQ, from the coding sequence ATGGTTGAACGCATCCACCTTGCCAAGCCGCGCGGCTTTTGCGCGGGCGTGGTCATGGCGATCGGCGCGGTGGAAAAGGCCGCGCGGGCCGAGGACCGGCCGGTGACGGTCTACCACTCCATCGTCCACAACCACACGGTGGTCGAGCGGCTGCGCGGCGAACACGACGTGCATTTCGTGGAGAGCCTGGACGACATCACGGCGCTTCCGGCGGGCAGCGAGACGGTTGTGTTCAGCGCCCACGGCATCAGCCCGGCGGTGCGCGAGCGGGCGCGGACGCTGGGCCTCGCCACCATCGACGCGACCTGTCCGCTGGTGACCAAGGTCCACACCGAGGCCAAGAAGTACGCGCGCGAGGGCTACACCATCCTGTTGATCGGCGACAGCGCCCGGCACCAGGAGGTGATCGGCACGCGCGGCGAGGCGCCCGAGCACACCATCATCGTGGGCGTCCTCGGCAAGACGGGCGAGGGCCTGCACGACCCACACACCGTCGAGGTGCCCGACCCCGCGCGGGTGGTGGTCCTCACCCAGACCACCCTGAGCGTGGACGACACCCGGCGCACGGTGGACATCCTCAAGGCCCGCTTCCCGGCGCTGGTGGTGCCCCCCAGCGAGGACCTGTGCTACGCCACCAAGAACCGCCAGGACGCGGTCAAGGCCATCGCGCCGGGGGTGGACGCCTTTCTGGTGCTGACCAGCACCCATTCCAGCAACGGGATGCGCCTGTTGGAACTCGCGCGGGACCTGTGCGGGCGGGCCGAGCGGCTGGAGACGGACGCCGACCTGGCGGGCCTGGACCTGGGCGGCGTGAAGGCGCTGGGCATCACCAGCGCGGCGAGCACGCCTGACGACCTCGTGCAGCGGGTGGTCGCGCACTTCCGCGCGCTGAATCCCGCCCTGGAAGTGGTCGAGGAGGGCGAGTGGGAAAACATCGAGTTCCGCGAGCCGAGGAAAATCCTGCCGACCGAGAATCTGCCGCGCACCATGCAGTGA